GACAATCTTTGCCCCGGAGTACAAAGACATGCCCGGCTCCGGTGCCACCCATTCTTCCGCATTCTTGATCATCACTTCACCTGAGAATTCTTTTAATGTGGCAAAAGATCCGACGGCACCCGCCGTTCCCTGAAAAATCAGAAACAAAGCAAAGACCGCCAGCCAGCAGACACATCCCGGCAATCTCTTATCCAGCAAACGTTTCATGGCAAATCTCCTTTTTGAGTGTGAGGCAGGCTTTCCATTTTTTTCTGCCTGATATCATTGAGTATTTATTCACACAGAAAAAAGGCTTTGTCAATGTACATTATCCCTGATATTACAGATCATGATACTCACGGCTGGTTTCAAAAAATGCATCCGTTACCTTACCTTTGGCAATACCTGGTACTCTTCTGGTAACTTGTTTTAAAGGAACAGTTCCCGGGTGGCAAACCCTTTCAACGACGAACTCCGGGATGACCGCTTCCGCCCCGCCTTTGACCGCATCGCTTCGAGCACCAGCACAATCCCGCCCAGGGCCACCATGGCCTGAATCACCGTCTGTGCCCAGGCATGAACCGACCCTCGAAATAACGGCGCAGCCGCGATCATCAAGCAAATAATCAAAAAAGCGGGATTTTTCATAGTTTCCGGGTCATTTGCGTGGTCAGCGGCGGCCGCGGCTCCCCATCACAAACAGGCTGTAATATATTTTAAAACGTCTTTGAGTGTAATGACGTCGCTTTCTTCAACGAGATTTTTTTTATGCATATGATTAGGGAACGTTTTCAAATTTTTATGATGCGGTGCATTTTGACATACGAGCCGGTTTCCCAAAACTTGAAATCGACAATTCTGTATGACAGAACTATGGGAGAACAATCAAGTAAACTGAATACTCCCATTTCTAAGGTCTTTGATCCGCAGGTTTATACTGTCCAGGTAACACTTGTAAGCTTTCCACTCCATATAATCATCGTAATGGATGAAATTTTCTTCATTGCTGCGCACCATTTTTTCAAATTGATCAAAATCTTTATTATATTTTTTATGAAAAAATGCCACTTTTTCTTCAGTCTTATGTTTTTCCGAATATGCTTCCACAAGCAGCAGCGTAGAAACATGTTTTTTATCGACAGTCACCATTTTGACACCTCACCAGTTCTTTTTTTACAAACTCATTTCATAATAATACCCTCGACGATCCCTTTTGGCAACCTCAATAACACCCACAAGATACCCCCCCCCAATAACTACAATAAAGCAGGCCTGGACACCCAACCCCTGCCCGGGGATCAGGATATCCGCCCAAACCGGGAAATGATCCCCCGGACTCTTCGGGATCACCCGGGCGTTTTTCCGTCCAAGGGCGGCGGAGACAAACAGAAAATCGATCCTGGGCGCGATGGGAAAATCCAGCTTGGTATAAGTGCCTTTGAAATAATCCCGGGAGACCGGCACCCGGTCATTTCCCGGAGTGACGAACCCGACCCGGTCCAGGTGCACGTTCACCACCCACACCCGGGTGCCGTGCATGTCAATGTCCACGGCAACGGCACCGGCACCCCGCAGTCCCGGATAAACGCGGCCACCTGGTCACTGTCCAGAGGCTTGCTCCCCACGATCTCCCCGATATTGCAGGTCATGATACTGACGTCCTGTTTCATTTCATCCCCTGTCCTGTTCAGGGCAAACCCCATGGGCAGCCCGATCAGTGCCAGGATCAGTACCCCTGAAACAATCAACCCTTTTGCACGACGATGAAGATGCCAATTCATTTTTGATACTGACCCCCTAATAATGAGTTGACAATCATGGTTAAGCCAGCTAAGCTAACCTTTAATAATATCCAATAACATCCGACCAAAGAGAGGTATCCAAATGGAAGTGATAAATATTTTTGATGCCAAGAACAAACTTTCCAAACTGATATCCGATATTGAAACAAAAAACACATCTTATCTGATATGCCGCAATGGAAAACCCGTTGCTGAAATAGTCGCACACAAGGCCAAAAACCGGTTAAAAGGCTCTCCCGAACTGCATGTTGATATAAACGGGGCGCTTTTTGACGATGATATGAGCGGAGACTTTGAATGTCTGCAATAATGCTTGACACCTGTGGATTGATCTGGCTTGTAAACGGAGGCGGCAGGATTTCACAAGACACATTGAAATCAATTGAAAAAGCCGATATTGTCTATGTAAGTGCCGCAACCGCATTGGAAGTCGGATGCAAAGCGGCCATAAAAAATCTCGAACTGCCCATGGATGCGGAAAAATGGTATGAAAAGGTTCTTTCAATCCACGATCTTGTTGAAATACCGGTAACCGGTAAAATTGCATTATTCTCAGCCTCCCTACCGCTTATTCACAAAGATCCGGCCGACAGAATTATTATCGCTACTGCCATTTTAAACCGTCTTCCTGTTGTAACGCATGACAGCCGGTTCCACCGATATTCAGTTGAAGTCCTCAGGTAATCGCGAAAATGGTGTCCGATCAGCAATCGGGGTCATCACCTCTGCTCGGCCCAATACCCAATCCCCCAACAATTATTTTTCCAGGTGATAGCCTGCCCGCAAAAATTTGTGACAAAATGCAAGAAACACATATGCAAAAACGTGAAGATCTTTGAAAAACTCGTTGTTATTTCGTGAAATAACAATCGCGCTAATTCTTAAAAGCCGCTTTTTGCCCCCAAAAAGTGCACTCTAAGCCCATTTCAGCCCTTATATTAAGCATCATTAGCTGTAAAAACAATAAGTTGCCAGGGTCAGACCCCCTTTACCGGTTGCTTGTTGTTGACAACTTATGATAAACATAGACCATGGAAATTCTTCAGATGCCTAAATTTAAGAAATTCGCTAAAAAGCTTCCACGACACCTCCAGCAGGTTTTGTTGGATGCGGTGGAAGATGTTATTTCACAAAAAAATAAAGGATCAACATGTTAACAGCAGAACAGGTAATAAAAGAAATATACCTCCTTCCAATGGAAGAGAGAAAAAAAATTGCACGTCACATCATAGAGTTCGGAATCAGAAACTTTCATAACGATGTGCCTGAAATTCTGGACGTTGAAGCGTGGCAAAGCGAAATAGCAAGCAAGCCGTTTAATCTGAAGCAAGCATCAGAATACCTTGGGATATCAACTGTGACACTCAGAAGATGGATCAAAGCAGGGCGAATATCAGCCTACAAGATCGGCAGAGCATATTCACTGGATGTATCCACGCTTAAGAACTTCAAGAAAAAAAATTTGTCATAGAATTTAATTTCCAAATTCCGGGATCAGCCCAGAGCTCGGGAGTCAGCCAACTTAACACTTAACACTTAAAACTCCCAACAACTACAATAACGCAGGCCTGACCCCGCACCCGGTGCGAAGGGATTCTCTGGCTGCGAAGGTACAGGCCGTGGTCAGGGCCAGGGAGTCAAAGGGGATGGGGGAAGGGGCGCCGGTTTGAACCGCTTCCAGAAAGGCGGCGATCTCTTCGCTGAACCCTTTTTTCTGGCTGCCTTTGAGGCGTTTTTTGCCGCGCCGGCCCATGCACCTTGTGGTGCAGAAATTGTCCATCACGGCGGCGGACTCATCGGCAAACACTTCGCAGTATTCCTTGGCAAGATCGGACGGCCCCACGGCCACATAACAGATCTGGGCCACGGACCCGTCCCTGTACTTGACGGCAATGGTCACATTGTCCTCAGCCTTCAGCGAGGCATTGGTGCTGTCCACGCACATGGCCTGGACCGCCACGGGGTCGGCCCCGATCACAAAAGAGGCAAAATCAATAAAATGGCAGACCTCTCCCACAATGCGGCCCCCGCCCACCTCCGGGTCCTGGACCCAGACATCCGGGGGGATGATCCCGGCATTGACCCGGTAATTGACCATCATGGGGGTCTGGCGGCCAGGGCCAGCCTCTGTCAGCTGGTATTTTTGCAATTTACTTCTGGGTTTCTCGGGAATGGTCATTTCAAGCAACCCTGTTTTCAAAGCCGGCTTCAAAAAGGTTTTATAAAAATATTTTCTGTCTCTTATTCCAAGTTTCTCCTGCAACTGTTCGCGCCCTGCCGGTTTTTCACAGCACAGCAGTAACTTCTCAACATGAGGGGTAACATGGGGGGTATCATGGGGGGTAATGGGAGAGGACGTCGATCCAATCTGATACAGCTCAGCCTTAAAAAAATCACCGATCTCCTCAATTTTGAACTCAATTTCCTTACAATATCTGAAGGACTCTTGTAATCCCGGTGCACCACTGCATTCAACAAAAGCTCTCGAAGCGCTTCCATGGGATACTGCCA
The nucleotide sequence above comes from Desulfotignum phosphitoxidans DSM 13687. Encoded proteins:
- a CDS encoding endonuclease/exonuclease/phosphatase family protein, whose protein sequence is MDIDMHGTRVWVVNVHLDRVGFVTPGNDRVPVSRDYFKGTYTKLDFPIAPRIDFLFVSAALGRKNARVIPKSPGDHFPVWADILIPGQGLGVQACFIVVIGGGYLVGVIEVAKRDRRGYYYEMSL
- a CDS encoding type II toxin-antitoxin system Phd/YefM family antitoxin, producing MEVINIFDAKNKLSKLISDIETKNTSYLICRNGKPVAEIVAHKAKNRLKGSPELHVDINGALFDDDMSGDFECLQ
- a CDS encoding type II toxin-antitoxin system VapC family toxin — protein: MSAIMLDTCGLIWLVNGGGRISQDTLKSIEKADIVYVSAATALEVGCKAAIKNLELPMDAEKWYEKVLSIHDLVEIPVTGKIALFSASLPLIHKDPADRIIIATAILNRLPVVTHDSRFHRYSVEVLR
- a CDS encoding excisionase family DNA-binding protein; translation: MLTAEQVIKEIYLLPMEERKKIARHIIEFGIRNFHNDVPEILDVEAWQSEIASKPFNLKQASEYLGISTVTLRRWIKAGRISAYKIGRAYSLDVSTLKNFKKKNLS
- a CDS encoding Gfo/Idh/MocA family protein — protein: MLAVSHGSASRAFVECSGAPGLQESFRYCKEIEFKIEEIGDFFKAELYQIGSTSSPITPHDTPHVTPHVEKLLLCCEKPAGREQLQEKLGIRDRKYFYKTFLKPALKTGLLEMTIPEKPRSKLQKYQLTEAGPGRQTPMMVNYRVNAGIIPPDVWVQDPEVGGGRIVGEVCHFIDFASFVIGADPVAVQAMCVDSTNASLKAEDNVTIAVKYRDGSVAQICYVAVGPSDLAKEYCEVFADESAAVMDNFCTTRCMGRRGKKRLKGSQKKGFSEEIAAFLEAVQTGAPSPIPFDSLALTTACTFAARESLRTGCGVRPALL